The proteins below are encoded in one region of Aquisphaera giovannonii:
- a CDS encoding flavoprotein encodes MARVLLGVTGSVAAILTPALDAALRRAGPHAGGNSVRVLATEPSLYFFDAAGLDPGEGPDEAPGRLYRDRDEWPGVRYRRDDPVLHIELRKWADVLVVAPLDANTLGKFALGLSDNLLTCVFRAWDFSRPVILAPAMNTMMWRSPVTARHLGQILLDRAGLAALPDGWSLDSAPEHFARLAPRIILIPPRSKRLACGDVGVGAMAEVRDIAEAVFSWSQDAPRPEREEEAGAMLF; translated from the coding sequence ATGGCTCGCGTGCTGCTCGGCGTGACCGGCTCCGTGGCCGCCATCCTGACCCCGGCCCTCGACGCGGCCCTTCGCCGGGCCGGCCCCCACGCCGGGGGCAATTCCGTCCGCGTCCTCGCCACCGAGCCGTCGCTGTACTTCTTCGACGCCGCGGGCCTGGATCCCGGCGAGGGCCCCGACGAAGCACCCGGCCGCCTCTACCGCGACCGCGACGAATGGCCGGGCGTCCGCTACCGCCGCGACGACCCGGTGCTCCACATCGAGCTCCGCAAGTGGGCGGACGTGCTCGTCGTCGCCCCGCTGGACGCCAACACCCTGGGCAAGTTTGCCCTGGGGCTCTCGGATAACCTCCTCACCTGCGTGTTCCGCGCCTGGGACTTCAGCCGCCCGGTGATCCTCGCCCCCGCGATGAACACGATGATGTGGCGGAGCCCCGTGACCGCCCGCCACCTGGGACAGATCCTCCTCGACCGGGCGGGCCTGGCCGCGCTCCCCGACGGGTGGAGCCTCGACTCCGCGCCGGAGCACTTCGCCCGCCTGGCGCCGCGGATCATCCTCATCCCGCCCCGATCCAAGCGGCTCGCCTGCGGGGACGTCGGGGTCGGCGCCATGGCCGAGGTCCGGGACATCGCCGAGGCCGTCTTCTCCTGGTCCCAGGACGCCCCCCGGCCGGAGCGCGAAGAAGAGGCAGGGGCGATGCTCTTCTGA
- the ispD gene encoding 2-C-methyl-D-erythritol 4-phosphate cytidylyltransferase, with product MGRLAVILPAAGRSTRFGDPSQKKVYAELDGRAVWLRALDPFLTHGEVEQIIVAISPEDREMFDRRYRDKAAFLNLDVIEGGEERADTVARALGRIPPACDLVAIHDAARPCLTGELAAAVIAAGREHGAALLAIPVRDTIKRDGGDGLTTETVPRDGLYLAQTPQVFRRDWLEAAYARRDVGGPAATDDAQLVEAIGHRCVLVPGSAYNIKITAQEDLKLAAALLEIQSGRDRGRDPSPHPFEDEPPAWAELPKIDPNRLFGP from the coding sequence ATGGGCCGACTTGCCGTGATCCTGCCGGCCGCGGGACGCTCCACGCGGTTCGGCGACCCTTCGCAGAAGAAGGTCTACGCGGAGCTCGACGGACGCGCCGTCTGGCTGAGGGCCCTCGACCCGTTCCTGACCCACGGCGAGGTCGAGCAGATCATCGTGGCCATCTCGCCGGAGGACCGCGAGATGTTCGATCGACGGTATCGGGACAAGGCCGCCTTCCTCAACCTCGACGTCATCGAGGGCGGCGAGGAGCGGGCCGACACCGTCGCCAGGGCCCTGGGGCGCATCCCGCCCGCCTGCGACCTGGTGGCCATCCACGACGCGGCCCGCCCCTGCCTGACCGGCGAGCTCGCCGCCGCCGTCATCGCCGCCGGCCGCGAGCACGGCGCCGCGCTCCTCGCCATCCCCGTCCGCGACACGATCAAGCGCGACGGGGGCGACGGCCTGACGACCGAGACCGTCCCCCGCGACGGCCTTTACCTCGCCCAGACGCCGCAGGTCTTCCGCCGCGACTGGCTGGAGGCGGCCTACGCGCGTCGCGACGTGGGCGGGCCCGCCGCGACCGACGACGCCCAGCTCGTCGAGGCCATCGGGCACCGCTGCGTCCTCGTCCCGGGCTCCGCCTATAACATCAAGATCACGGCCCAGGAGGACCTGAAGCTCGCCGCCGCGCTCCTCGAGATCCAGTCCGGCCGTGACCGCGGCCGCGACCCGTCGCCGCACCCCTTCGAGGACGAGCCGCCGGCGTGGGCCGAGCTCCCGAAGATCGACCCGAACAGGCTATTCGGGCCGTGA
- a CDS encoding restriction endonuclease: MEESKSASAAECLGPQCAAMVLDWLRARAGEAAGAGAGAVAVAGPRSEARQGLLWRSAPYSEDSPRIASTAELAGAIEHLQYAVFRRFENTLTRAERIRLDNSIENALFKVDRYLARADEAEVAANAPEVATLRAAIREGREKAERMRTQARRAELKLAQLTTLSPETFEEFVAELFESLGYEVEQTGGSGDEGADLRLRRKDMVAIVQCKYHKRGVVGSPELQKFLGTVHHTRSHKGFFVTTSSFSLAAERFVAEHPIELIDGPRLVELVQHAMGPGARREPLPAWF, encoded by the coding sequence ATGGAGGAGTCGAAGTCCGCCAGCGCCGCGGAATGCCTGGGCCCGCAATGCGCCGCGATGGTCCTGGACTGGCTCCGCGCCCGGGCCGGCGAGGCTGCCGGTGCGGGGGCGGGGGCCGTAGCCGTGGCGGGGCCGAGGTCCGAGGCCCGCCAGGGCCTCCTCTGGAGGTCGGCCCCGTACAGCGAGGACTCGCCGCGGATCGCGTCCACCGCCGAGCTCGCCGGCGCGATCGAGCACCTCCAGTACGCGGTCTTCCGGCGGTTCGAGAACACGCTGACGCGGGCCGAGCGGATCCGCCTGGACAACTCGATCGAGAACGCGCTGTTCAAGGTGGACCGCTACCTCGCCCGCGCCGACGAGGCGGAGGTCGCCGCGAATGCCCCGGAGGTGGCGACGCTGCGGGCGGCCATCCGCGAGGGCCGCGAGAAGGCCGAGCGCATGCGGACGCAGGCCCGCCGCGCGGAGTTGAAGCTGGCCCAGCTCACCACGCTGTCGCCGGAGACGTTCGAGGAGTTCGTCGCCGAGCTGTTCGAATCCCTCGGCTACGAGGTGGAGCAGACCGGCGGCTCCGGCGACGAGGGGGCGGACCTGCGGCTCCGGCGCAAGGACATGGTGGCCATCGTCCAGTGCAAGTACCACAAGCGCGGCGTGGTCGGCTCGCCGGAGCTCCAGAAGTTCCTGGGGACCGTCCACCACACCCGCAGCCACAAGGGGTTCTTCGTGACGACCAGCAGCTTCTCGCTGGCGGCCGAGAGGTTCGTGGCCGAGCACCCGATCGAGCTCATCGACGGCCCCCGCCTCGTCGAGCTCGTGCAGCACGCGATGGGGCCGGGCGCCCGCCGCGAGCCGCTGCCGGCGTGGTTCTGA
- a CDS encoding LysR family transcriptional regulator: protein MQFESLKIFCDVVRWASFSRGAEESGISQSSASQAVHQLEVRLGIKLIDRSKRPLVLTTAGKVYYEGCKELVGRYLELENRVKSALGGEKVVGTVGVASIYSVGMHHMSEYVKGFEERFPEASVRLEYLHPTRVIERVIDGGADLGLISYPRKWPELTVIPWREEAMMLAVHPSHRFAARSRVDVRELDGEAFVAFDAELSIRRAIDRTLRHHDVSVEVVHEFDNIENLKRAVEIPAGISILPEPSLAREVRAGTLVAVPISGQDAKYRLVRPLAIVHRRNETLDVTAARFLELLAGKAPGGPGPEPAGRAKRVTAATA, encoded by the coding sequence ATGCAGTTCGAGTCGTTGAAGATCTTCTGCGATGTCGTGCGATGGGCGAGCTTCTCGCGGGGCGCGGAGGAGAGCGGGATTTCCCAGTCCTCCGCGAGCCAGGCGGTCCACCAGCTCGAGGTGCGCCTGGGCATCAAGCTCATCGACCGGTCGAAGCGCCCCCTCGTGCTGACGACGGCGGGGAAGGTCTACTACGAGGGGTGCAAGGAGCTGGTCGGGCGATACCTGGAGCTCGAGAACCGCGTGAAGTCGGCACTCGGCGGGGAGAAGGTGGTCGGCACCGTGGGCGTCGCCTCGATCTACTCGGTGGGCATGCACCACATGAGCGAGTACGTGAAGGGCTTCGAGGAGCGATTCCCGGAGGCCAGCGTCCGGCTCGAGTACCTGCATCCGACGCGGGTCATCGAGCGGGTGATCGACGGCGGCGCGGACCTGGGGCTGATCTCCTACCCGCGGAAGTGGCCGGAGCTGACGGTGATACCCTGGCGCGAGGAGGCGATGATGCTGGCGGTCCACCCGTCGCACCGATTCGCCGCGAGGTCCAGGGTGGATGTCCGGGAGCTGGACGGGGAGGCCTTCGTGGCCTTCGACGCCGAGCTCTCGATCCGGCGTGCGATCGACCGGACGCTCCGCCATCACGACGTCTCGGTCGAGGTCGTGCACGAATTCGACAACATCGAGAACCTCAAGCGGGCGGTGGAGATCCCGGCGGGCATCTCGATCCTGCCGGAGCCCTCGCTCGCCCGCGAGGTCCGGGCCGGGACTCTCGTCGCGGTGCCCATCTCCGGGCAGGACGCGAAGTACCGGCTGGTCCGGCCGCTGGCGATCGTGCATCGCCGCAACGAGACGCTGGACGTGACGGCCGCCCGGTTCCTCGAGCTGCTCGCCGGCAAGGCCCCGGGCGGCCCGGGCCCCGAGCCCGCCGGCCGCGCCAAACGCGTGACGGCCGCCACCGCATGA
- a CDS encoding nitroreductase family protein: MNEARTDPLEALAGLLRRGTPRRFDPARPVDDGLLRRVLAVASLTPSEFDLQPARFVVVREPAERRALRPIAFGNPLPGDAAAVVVVLGYLHPHRTDLDAIVAAARGEGAMTAAREAELRGRVATALGHRGEAELAARAGRAGSMAAAALLLAARAAGLAAAYVDNLDRPALRSRLGIPADHAVCGIVAIGHAAAIEPFAGRLPLAEVCFDGHFGRPWNDAASRAGVPDGSAPSAGLR, from the coding sequence ATGAACGAGGCCCGGACCGACCCCCTGGAGGCGCTCGCGGGCCTGCTCCGCCGCGGCACGCCCCGGCGCTTCGATCCCGCGCGGCCCGTCGACGACGGGCTGCTCCGCCGGGTCCTCGCCGTGGCCTCGCTGACGCCCTCGGAGTTCGACCTCCAGCCCGCGCGATTCGTCGTCGTCCGCGAGCCCGCGGAGCGGCGGGCCCTCCGGCCGATCGCCTTCGGCAACCCGCTGCCCGGCGACGCCGCGGCCGTCGTCGTCGTCCTCGGCTACCTCCACCCCCACCGCACGGACCTGGACGCGATCGTCGCCGCGGCCCGGGGCGAGGGGGCCATGACCGCGGCGCGCGAGGCCGAACTCCGCGGCCGGGTGGCGACGGCGCTGGGGCACCGGGGCGAGGCGGAGCTGGCCGCCCGCGCCGGGCGGGCCGGGTCGATGGCCGCCGCCGCCCTCCTGCTGGCGGCGAGGGCCGCGGGCCTGGCGGCGGCCTACGTCGACAATCTCGACCGCCCCGCCCTCAGGTCCCGCCTCGGGATCCCGGCCGACCACGCCGTCTGCGGGATCGTCGCGATCGGCCACGCGGCGGCCATCGAGCCGTTCGCGGGCCGCCTGCCGCTGGCCGAGGTCTGCTTCGACGGGCACTTCGGCCGGCCCTGGAATGACGCCGCGTCGCGAGCCGGGGTGCCCGATGGATCCGCCCCCAGCGCCGGATTACGATGA
- a CDS encoding 3-keto-disaccharide hydrolase, whose protein sequence is MLRQLLTRAGSLAAAMACLATSACAQEGTWTPLFDGQTLGGWTKAGSEDSHWVVKDGCIVGTGKASMLYSPKTYKNFRYRAELRINDHGNSGVYFRCPAPNGSFGEGYEAQVDSTHADPIRTGSLYTFIHIFDRLVEPDAWFTYEIECITKEFRGKTIPHITIWINGKKLYTFLDHTDAWKEGHFAFQQHDPGSRVEIRKVEVMELP, encoded by the coding sequence ATGCTGCGACAGCTCCTCACCCGCGCCGGCTCCCTGGCCGCGGCCATGGCCTGCCTGGCGACGTCCGCCTGCGCCCAGGAGGGCACCTGGACCCCCCTCTTCGACGGCCAGACGCTCGGCGGCTGGACCAAGGCCGGATCCGAGGACAGCCACTGGGTGGTCAAGGACGGCTGCATCGTCGGCACCGGCAAGGCGTCGATGCTGTACAGCCCGAAGACCTACAAGAACTTCCGCTACCGGGCCGAGCTGAGGATCAACGACCACGGCAACTCCGGGGTCTACTTCCGCTGCCCCGCCCCCAACGGCAGCTTCGGAGAGGGCTACGAGGCCCAGGTGGACAGCACCCACGCCGACCCGATCCGGACCGGCTCGCTCTACACGTTCATTCATATCTTCGACCGCCTCGTGGAGCCCGACGCCTGGTTCACCTACGAGATCGAGTGCATCACCAAGGAGTTCCGCGGCAAGACGATCCCGCACATCACGATCTGGATCAACGGCAAGAAGCTGTACACGTTCCTGGACCACACCGACGCCTGGAAGGAGGGGCATTTCGCCTTCCAGCAGCACGACCCGGGCAGCCGGGTGGAGATCCGGAAGGTCGAGGTCATGGAGTTACCTTGA
- a CDS encoding platelet-activating factor acetylhydrolase IB subunit, whose translation MLRNRFSPRLVLAAVGAAATLCATPAAAPAQEPAKALRTTTPAPREGNWMKMHESFLKRARDKERIDLVFLGDSITQGWGHNDTWKRFYGPRHAANFGIGGDRTEHVLWRIEHGEFDVIRPKVVVLMIGTNNTGGESADDIAAGVTAIVKQLRRRLPEAKILLLGVFPRSAKPTDPVRGKIEEINSKISKLDDGHSVTYLDIGKSFLEPDGTLTREVMPDLLHLSARGYRIWADAMEPTLWRLLDKPQQAKK comes from the coding sequence ATGCTGCGAAACCGGTTCTCTCCACGCCTGGTCCTGGCGGCGGTCGGCGCCGCCGCGACCCTCTGCGCCACCCCCGCGGCAGCCCCGGCGCAGGAGCCCGCGAAGGCCCTCCGGACGACGACGCCCGCCCCCCGCGAAGGCAACTGGATGAAGATGCACGAGTCCTTCCTGAAGCGGGCGAGGGACAAGGAGCGGATCGACCTCGTCTTCCTCGGCGACTCGATCACCCAGGGCTGGGGCCACAACGACACCTGGAAGCGGTTCTACGGCCCCCGCCACGCGGCGAATTTCGGCATCGGCGGCGACCGGACCGAGCACGTCCTCTGGCGGATCGAGCACGGCGAGTTCGACGTGATCCGCCCCAAGGTCGTCGTCCTGATGATCGGGACCAACAACACCGGCGGCGAGTCCGCCGACGACATCGCCGCGGGCGTCACGGCCATCGTCAAGCAACTGCGGAGGAGGCTCCCCGAGGCCAAGATCCTCCTGCTGGGCGTCTTCCCCAGGTCCGCGAAGCCCACCGATCCCGTCCGCGGCAAGATCGAGGAGATCAACAGCAAGATCAGCAAGCTCGACGACGGCCACTCCGTGACCTACCTCGACATCGGCAAGTCCTTCCTGGAGCCCGACGGCACGCTCACCCGCGAGGTCATGCCGGACCTCCTCCACCTGAGCGCCCGCGGCTACCGGATCTGGGCCGACGCCATGGAGCCGACGCTCTGGAGGCTTCTCGACAAGCCCCAGCAGGCGAAGAAGTGA
- the gltB gene encoding glutamate synthase large subunit → MGTGLPSPQGLYDPSREHDGCGVGFIVDLKGRKSHALVRDGLTALVNLDHRGACGCENNTGDGAGVLIQIPHEFLAERCRRLGIALGEPGSYGIGALFASPDPKQQAYGKKLFERIVAEEGQTLLGWRPVKTNNEPLGASARSVEPKVLHAVVGRSASMKDDDAFERKLFVIRKRFESAIEDSGLDDRKYFYFSSLSCRTIVYKGMLTPGQVRIYYEDDLADPLLKSAICMFHSRFSTNTFPSWELAHPYRMISHNGEINTLRGNINWMRAREALFASGLYEPGDIEKIRPIVREGLSDTACLDNAVELLVRSGYSLPHAMMMLIPEAWDHHESMSQVKKDFYQYHSCLMEPWDGPASVGFTDGRNIGAVLDRNGLRPSRYVVTKDGRVIMASEVGAIEVAPSNVLKKGRLEPGKMFLVDLEEGRIVGDEELKEQIASAKPYGQWLREHMVSLADLPPAPEVPGPDPKTLLQRQQAFGYTQEDLKYILGPMGSSGEEAIGSMGNDAPLAVLSDRAQPLFNYFKQLFAQVTNPPLDAIREELVTSVFTGAGGEGNLLEPKPESCRQIALDMPVVDNDEMARLKQLEGWRGFTSVTLPMLFVAADGAAGMERALDDLFEKASRAIDAGASLIILSDRGVSAEMAAIPSLLACSGLHHHLVRRGQRSRAGLLIECGDVREVHHVALLLGYGAGTINPYVAFETLDAMIREGLMKGVDREEAIYRYRKAMKKGVVKVMSKMGISTIQSYRGAQIFEAIGLNEEFVARYFDKTASRVGGVGLEEIARETLEHHRRAYGLRDAGPSLLDDGGQYQWRRDGEYHLFNPETIFRLQHATQAGRYDIFKKYTSSVDGQNERLCTLRGLFEFRRGSRKPIPIDEVEPVESIVRRFATGAMSYGSISAEAHETLAIAMNRLGGRSNTGEGGEDPERFRPLPNGDSKRSAIKQVASGRFGVTSEYLVNSDELQIKMAQGAKPGEGGQLPGHKVWPWIAKVRHSTPGVGLISPPPHHDIYSIEDLAQLIFDLKNSNPRARISVKLVAEVGVGTVAAGVAKAHSDVVLISGHDGGTGASPLTSLKHAGVPWELGLAETQQTLVLNKLRDRIVVQADGQMKTGRDVVIAALLGAEEYGFATAPLVVMGCVMMRVCHLDTCPVGIATQNPKLREKFRGQAEHVVNFFRFVAEEVREHMAALGFRTMDEMIGRSDLLDMRKAIDHYKARGLDFSKIFYRPEMGPDVAVRKVREQEHGLDSTMDVQTLVPDCAPAIDRGEPVTLDLKIRNVNRTVGTILGSVVTRKYGSAGLPEDTIQLRFKGSAGQSFGAFVPRGVTMTIEGDSNDYVGKGLSGGKIVVAPPRDAPFVPEENVIIGNVALYGATGGQAFFRGLAGERFCVRNSGAQTVVEGTGDHCCEYMTGGVVVIIGRTGRNFAAGMSGGMAFVLDEAGDFPRRCNRDMVDLEPLAEPEDIELVRDLLIQHAGYTGSAVAARLLKGWDEAVGKFVKVMPRDYRRALEERKKAEMEAVEVSDQVEVTRG, encoded by the coding sequence ATGGGAACAGGCTTACCGTCGCCCCAGGGGCTTTACGATCCGAGTCGCGAACACGACGGCTGCGGCGTGGGGTTCATCGTCGATCTCAAGGGGCGGAAATCCCACGCGCTCGTCCGCGACGGCCTGACGGCCCTGGTGAACCTGGACCACCGCGGCGCCTGCGGCTGCGAGAACAACACCGGCGACGGCGCGGGGGTGCTCATCCAGATCCCCCACGAGTTCCTGGCGGAGCGGTGCCGACGCCTCGGCATCGCCCTCGGCGAGCCCGGATCCTACGGGATCGGCGCCCTCTTCGCGTCGCCGGACCCGAAGCAGCAGGCTTACGGCAAGAAGCTCTTCGAGAGGATCGTCGCCGAGGAGGGCCAGACGCTCCTCGGCTGGCGCCCCGTGAAGACGAACAACGAGCCCCTGGGCGCCAGCGCCCGGAGCGTCGAGCCGAAGGTCCTGCACGCCGTCGTCGGCCGCTCCGCTTCCATGAAGGACGACGACGCCTTCGAGCGGAAGCTGTTCGTCATCCGCAAGCGGTTCGAATCGGCCATCGAGGACTCGGGGCTCGACGACCGCAAGTATTTCTACTTCTCCAGCCTGTCCTGCCGCACGATCGTCTACAAGGGCATGCTGACGCCCGGCCAGGTCCGGATCTACTACGAGGACGACCTCGCCGATCCGCTCCTCAAGAGCGCGATCTGCATGTTCCACTCGCGGTTCTCCACGAACACGTTCCCGAGCTGGGAGCTGGCGCACCCCTACCGGATGATCTCGCACAACGGGGAGATCAACACGCTCCGCGGCAACATCAACTGGATGCGGGCCCGCGAGGCCCTCTTCGCGTCTGGGTTGTATGAGCCGGGCGACATCGAGAAGATCCGCCCGATCGTCCGCGAGGGGCTCTCGGACACGGCCTGCCTGGACAACGCCGTCGAGCTGCTCGTGCGGTCGGGGTACAGCCTGCCGCACGCCATGATGATGCTCATCCCGGAGGCCTGGGACCACCACGAGTCCATGTCCCAGGTGAAGAAGGATTTCTATCAGTACCACAGCTGCCTGATGGAGCCCTGGGACGGGCCCGCCTCCGTCGGGTTCACCGACGGCAGGAACATCGGCGCGGTGCTCGACCGCAACGGCCTGCGGCCCAGCCGCTACGTCGTCACCAAGGACGGCCGCGTGATCATGGCGTCCGAGGTGGGCGCCATCGAGGTCGCGCCGTCGAACGTCCTGAAGAAGGGGCGGCTCGAGCCCGGCAAGATGTTCCTCGTGGACCTCGAGGAGGGGCGGATCGTCGGCGACGAGGAGCTGAAGGAGCAGATCGCCTCGGCGAAGCCGTATGGCCAGTGGCTCCGCGAGCACATGGTCTCGCTCGCCGACCTGCCCCCCGCGCCCGAGGTCCCCGGCCCGGACCCCAAGACGCTCCTCCAGCGCCAGCAGGCCTTCGGCTACACGCAGGAGGACCTGAAGTACATCCTCGGCCCGATGGGGTCGAGCGGCGAGGAGGCCATCGGCTCGATGGGCAACGACGCGCCGCTCGCGGTGCTCTCGGATCGGGCCCAGCCGCTGTTCAACTACTTCAAGCAGCTCTTCGCCCAGGTGACCAACCCGCCGCTCGACGCGATCCGCGAGGAGCTCGTCACCTCGGTCTTCACCGGGGCCGGAGGCGAGGGGAACCTGCTGGAGCCGAAGCCCGAGTCGTGCCGCCAGATCGCCCTGGACATGCCGGTCGTGGACAACGACGAGATGGCCAGGCTCAAGCAGCTGGAGGGCTGGCGGGGCTTCACCTCGGTCACGCTGCCGATGCTCTTCGTCGCGGCCGACGGCGCCGCGGGCATGGAGCGGGCGCTCGATGATCTCTTCGAGAAGGCGAGCCGGGCGATCGACGCCGGGGCCAGCCTGATCATCCTCTCGGACCGCGGCGTGAGCGCCGAGATGGCCGCGATCCCCTCGCTGCTGGCCTGCTCGGGCCTGCACCACCACCTGGTCCGCCGCGGCCAGCGGTCCCGCGCCGGCCTCCTGATCGAGTGCGGCGACGTCCGCGAGGTCCACCACGTCGCCCTGCTGCTCGGCTACGGCGCCGGGACGATCAACCCCTACGTCGCCTTCGAGACCCTCGACGCGATGATCCGCGAGGGGCTCATGAAGGGCGTGGACCGCGAGGAGGCGATCTACCGCTACCGCAAGGCGATGAAGAAGGGCGTCGTGAAGGTGATGTCCAAGATGGGCATCAGCACCATCCAGAGCTACCGCGGGGCCCAGATCTTCGAGGCCATCGGCCTGAACGAGGAGTTCGTCGCCCGGTACTTCGACAAGACGGCCTCCCGCGTCGGCGGCGTCGGCCTGGAGGAGATCGCCCGCGAGACCCTGGAGCACCACCGCCGGGCCTACGGGCTACGCGACGCCGGCCCGTCCCTCCTCGACGACGGCGGCCAGTACCAGTGGCGCCGGGACGGCGAATACCACCTGTTCAACCCCGAGACGATCTTCCGGCTCCAGCACGCCACCCAGGCCGGCCGGTACGACATCTTCAAGAAGTACACGAGCTCGGTCGACGGGCAGAACGAGCGGCTCTGCACCCTCCGCGGGCTGTTCGAGTTCCGCAGGGGCTCGCGCAAGCCGATCCCGATCGACGAGGTGGAGCCGGTCGAATCGATCGTCCGCCGGTTCGCCACGGGGGCGATGAGCTACGGCTCGATCTCCGCCGAGGCCCACGAGACCCTGGCCATCGCCATGAACCGGCTGGGCGGGCGCTCGAACACGGGCGAGGGGGGCGAGGATCCGGAGCGGTTCCGCCCGCTGCCCAACGGGGACAGCAAGCGGAGCGCCATCAAGCAGGTGGCGTCCGGCCGGTTCGGCGTCACGAGCGAGTACCTCGTGAACTCCGACGAGCTCCAGATCAAGATGGCGCAGGGGGCCAAGCCCGGCGAGGGCGGCCAGCTCCCCGGCCACAAGGTCTGGCCGTGGATCGCCAAGGTCCGCCACTCCACGCCGGGCGTGGGCCTCATCAGCCCGCCGCCGCACCACGACATCTACTCGATCGAGGACCTCGCCCAGCTCATCTTCGACCTGAAGAACAGCAACCCGAGGGCGCGGATCAGCGTGAAGCTCGTGGCCGAGGTGGGGGTCGGCACGGTCGCCGCGGGCGTGGCCAAGGCCCACAGCGACGTCGTCCTCATCAGCGGCCACGACGGCGGCACGGGAGCCAGCCCGCTGACGTCGCTCAAGCACGCCGGCGTCCCCTGGGAGCTCGGCCTGGCGGAGACCCAGCAGACGCTCGTGCTGAACAAGCTCCGCGACCGGATCGTCGTCCAGGCCGACGGCCAGATGAAGACCGGCCGCGACGTCGTCATCGCCGCCCTGCTGGGCGCCGAGGAGTACGGCTTCGCCACCGCGCCGCTGGTCGTCATGGGCTGCGTCATGATGCGGGTCTGCCACCTGGACACCTGCCCGGTCGGCATCGCCACGCAGAACCCGAAGCTCCGCGAGAAGTTCCGCGGCCAGGCCGAGCACGTCGTCAACTTCTTCCGGTTCGTCGCCGAGGAGGTCCGCGAGCACATGGCCGCGCTGGGCTTCCGGACGATGGACGAGATGATCGGCCGCAGCGACCTGCTCGACATGCGGAAGGCGATCGACCACTACAAGGCCCGGGGCCTGGACTTCTCCAAGATCTTCTACCGGCCCGAGATGGGCCCCGACGTGGCCGTCCGCAAGGTCCGCGAGCAGGAGCACGGGCTCGACTCCACGATGGACGTGCAGACGCTCGTGCCCGACTGCGCCCCCGCGATCGACCGCGGCGAGCCGGTGACGCTCGACCTGAAGATCCGCAACGTCAACCGCACCGTCGGGACCATCCTCGGCAGCGTGGTCACCCGCAAGTACGGGTCGGCGGGCCTCCCGGAGGACACGATCCAGCTCCGCTTCAAGGGCTCCGCCGGCCAGAGCTTCGGCGCCTTCGTGCCGCGGGGCGTGACGATGACCATCGAGGGGGACTCCAACGACTACGTCGGCAAGGGGCTCTCCGGCGGCAAGATCGTCGTCGCCCCCCCGCGTGACGCGCCCTTCGTCCCCGAGGAGAACGTGATCATCGGCAACGTGGCCCTCTACGGCGCGACCGGCGGCCAGGCCTTCTTCCGGGGCCTCGCCGGCGAGCGGTTCTGCGTCCGCAACAGCGGCGCCCAGACCGTGGTCGAGGGGACCGGCGACCACTGCTGCGAGTACATGACCGGAGGGGTCGTCGTGATCATCGGCCGGACGGGCCGCAACTTCGCCGCCGGCATGAGCGGCGGCATGGCCTTCGTCCTGGACGAGGCCGGCGACTTCCCCCGCCGCTGCAACCGCGACATGGTGGACCTCGAGCCGCTCGCCGAGCCCGAGGACATCGAGCTCGTCCGCGACCTGCTCATCCAGCACGCCGGCTACACCGGCAGCGCCGTGGCCGCCCGGCTCCTGAAGGGCTGGGACGAGGCCGTCGGCAAGTTCGTCAAGGTGATGCCCCGCGACTATCGCCGGGCCCTCGAGGAGAGGAAGAAGGCCGAGATGGAGGCAGTCGAGGTGTCCGACCAGGTGGAGGTGACCCGTGGGTAA